A single Crateriforma conspicua DNA region contains:
- the gmd gene encoding GDP-mannose 4,6-dehydratase, translating into MTKSALITGITGQDGSYLAELLLEKGYTVHGLVRRSSTFSTERIDHIYQDVHDNPNLLLHYGDLTDGQALTNLVLDIQPDEIYNLGAQSHVRVSFDQPVYTLQAVGVGALNVLEAARLLDKQKSVRVYQASSSEMYGDVMETPQKETTPFNPQSPYACAKVYAFHQTVNYRRSYDLYASNGILFNHESERRGETFVTRKITRAAGRIKVGLQDKLYLGNMDAKRDWGYAKDYVEGMWRILQHSEPDDFVLATGRTETVRDFCRLVFEQLDMNYEDHVEIDPRYFRPAEVELLLGDCTKAKEKLGWTATTDLEELARIMTQHDYELAQREAHSKTFVPN; encoded by the coding sequence ATGACCAAGTCAGCATTGATCACCGGGATCACCGGCCAAGACGGCAGTTACCTTGCGGAACTGTTGTTGGAAAAAGGGTACACGGTGCACGGGTTGGTGCGTCGAAGCAGCACGTTTTCGACCGAACGGATCGATCACATCTATCAAGACGTGCACGACAACCCGAACCTATTGCTGCACTACGGTGACCTGACCGACGGGCAAGCGTTGACCAACTTGGTGTTGGATATCCAGCCCGATGAGATCTACAACTTGGGTGCCCAAAGTCACGTCCGCGTTTCGTTCGACCAGCCGGTTTATACGCTGCAGGCCGTCGGCGTCGGCGCGTTGAATGTCTTGGAAGCCGCCCGGTTGCTGGACAAGCAAAAATCGGTGCGTGTCTATCAAGCCAGCAGTAGCGAAATGTACGGCGACGTGATGGAAACGCCGCAGAAAGAAACGACGCCGTTCAACCCGCAATCGCCCTACGCTTGTGCAAAGGTTTACGCGTTCCATCAAACCGTCAACTATCGTCGCAGTTACGACTTGTACGCCAGCAACGGCATCCTGTTCAACCACGAATCGGAACGTCGGGGCGAAACGTTTGTGACGCGAAAGATCACGCGTGCCGCCGGCCGGATCAAAGTCGGTCTGCAAGACAAACTGTACTTGGGCAACATGGACGCCAAGCGAGACTGGGGTTACGCCAAAGACTATGTCGAAGGCATGTGGCGCATCCTGCAGCACAGCGAACCGGATGACTTTGTCCTGGCCACCGGCCGCACCGAAACGGTTCGCGATTTCTGTCGTCTGGTCTTCGAACAACTGGACATGAATTACGAAGACCACGTGGAGATCGATCCGCGTTACTTCCGGCCCGCCGAAGTCGAATTGTTGCTGGGTGATTGCACCAAGGCGAAAGAAAAGTTGGGCTGGACGGCCACGACGGATCTGGAGGAATTGGCTCGCATCATGACCCAGCACGATTACGAGCTGGCCCAACGCGAAGCCCATTCGAAGACCTTCGTGCCGAACTAG
- a CDS encoding co-chaperone GroES codes for MAKKKNSNTGFEYVEPIGDRVLVRKDEPKRETRGGIALPDAAEIPTITGRIVTISAVVENDDELPLRQYDKILFHPKNAIPVDLEHDNQLFVIPVEDVVAVFRRDPPAE; via the coding sequence ATGGCAAAGAAGAAGAATTCCAACACCGGATTTGAGTACGTCGAACCCATCGGGGATCGTGTGTTGGTTCGCAAAGACGAACCGAAACGCGAAACCCGTGGCGGCATCGCGCTTCCCGATGCGGCGGAGATCCCGACGATCACCGGTCGCATCGTGACGATCAGCGCGGTGGTCGAAAACGACGACGAATTGCCGCTTCGCCAGTACGACAAGATCTTGTTCCACCCTAAAAACGCGATCCCGGTGGATTTGGAGCACGACAACCAGTTGTTCGTGATCCCGGTGGAAGATGTGGTGGCGGTGTTCCGCCGCGACCCGCCTGCCGAATAG